The following are encoded together in the Candidatus Methylomirabilota bacterium genome:
- a CDS encoding ABC transporter substrate-binding protein has translation MRRVSVILSIVLAVALSAVGPALAQSKEPVKIGLSAAVSGGSAASGEAIKRGLQIAIDEINAKGGVLGGRKLELVIRDDEGNPQKGVTIARELVEREKVAAVFGGLHTTVALAQVPVWQELKTPYMGAWAAGTNITRNGQTPNYVFRVSANDDYVDRFLSRYAIEVLKKGKPGLLLENTPWGQSNEAGLTKWFGEKGIKAVGVERFNWNDPDMSPQLLRLKSAGADHIVLVANAPEGAQVLRSKAKLGWDTAMISHWGISGGRFAELTGDLSEGVTFLQTYTFSGKQNERGQYVLKMLREKYGVKEPGDVIAPVGTANAYDGLHLVALALDQSGSTEGSKVRDALENLKGEYKGLIKTYKRPFTPEQHDALTDEDYVMVVWKAGKIVPVTMK, from the coding sequence ATGCGACGTGTCTCCGTGATTCTCTCCATCGTGCTGGCTGTCGCGCTCAGCGCCGTCGGTCCGGCGCTTGCCCAATCGAAGGAGCCCGTCAAGATCGGGCTGTCGGCCGCCGTCTCCGGCGGCTCCGCCGCCTCGGGTGAGGCGATCAAGCGCGGGCTCCAGATCGCCATCGACGAGATCAACGCCAAGGGCGGCGTGCTCGGCGGGCGCAAGCTCGAGCTGGTCATTCGTGACGATGAGGGCAACCCCCAGAAGGGCGTCACGATCGCGCGCGAGCTCGTCGAGCGCGAGAAGGTGGCGGCGGTCTTCGGCGGCCTGCACACGACGGTGGCGCTTGCCCAGGTGCCGGTCTGGCAGGAGCTCAAGACGCCATACATGGGCGCCTGGGCCGCCGGCACCAACATCACGCGCAACGGGCAGACGCCGAACTACGTGTTCCGCGTCTCGGCCAACGACGACTACGTCGACCGGTTCCTGTCGCGCTACGCGATCGAGGTCCTGAAGAAGGGCAAGCCGGGCCTGCTGCTCGAGAACACGCCGTGGGGGCAGTCCAACGAGGCCGGCTTGACCAAGTGGTTCGGCGAGAAGGGCATCAAGGCGGTCGGGGTCGAGCGCTTCAACTGGAACGACCCCGACATGAGCCCGCAGCTCCTCCGCCTCAAGAGCGCGGGCGCCGACCACATCGTCCTCGTGGCCAACGCGCCCGAGGGCGCGCAGGTCCTGCGCTCCAAGGCCAAGCTCGGCTGGGACACGGCCATGATCTCCCACTGGGGCATCTCGGGCGGCCGCTTCGCCGAGCTGACCGGCGACCTGTCCGAGGGCGTCACGTTCCTCCAGACGTACACCTTCTCCGGCAAGCAGAACGAGCGCGGCCAGTACGTGCTCAAGATGCTGCGCGAGAAGTACGGGGTGAAGGAGCCGGGCGACGTCATCGCGCCGGTGGGCACGGCGAACGCCTACGACGGCCTCCACCTCGTCGCCCTCGCGCTCGACCAGTCCGGATCAACCGAGGGATCCAAAGTCCGCGATGCGCTCGAGAACCTCAAGGGTGAGTACAAGGGGCTCATCAAGACCTACAAGCGGCCGTTCACGCCCGAGCAGCACGACGCGCTGACCGACGAAGACTACGTCATGGTCGTCTGGAAGGCCGGCAAGATCGTCCCGGTGACTATGAAGTAA
- a CDS encoding sigma-54 dependent transcriptional regulator: MSGEHVLIVDDERAIQTSLRGVLEDEGYRVTAVGSAEEALARLADDAPDLVFLDIWMPGMDGLEALAEIKQRRPETAVVMISGHGTIETAVKATKLGAYDFVEKPLSLEKTLLVVERTLEHARLQQQHRQLRERVERGQEIVGKCAVIEELRQQIAVAAPTTGRVLIHGESGSGKELVARAIHARSTRAEGPFVEVNCAAVPEELIESELFGHERGAFTGAVARRRGKFELADGGTLFLDEIGDMSLKTQAKVLRVLEEQAFERVGGKETIRVDVRVITASNQNLQEQIGAGRFREDLFYRLNVIPIEVPALRKRKEDIPALVEHFIALFSAENGRRPKTIAAEALAYFLTYDWPGNVRELRNMVERLVIMAPRDVIGPENLPPPLRTRAEAEAGDDPQRDRKLKDARDAFERAYILGELRAHEWNMTRTAEKLGIERSHLYRKLKTYGISPPKP; this comes from the coding sequence ATGTCGGGTGAGCACGTCCTGATCGTGGATGATGAGCGCGCCATCCAGACATCTTTAAGAGGTGTGCTCGAGGACGAGGGTTACCGAGTTACGGCCGTGGGCTCCGCCGAGGAGGCGCTGGCGCGCCTGGCCGACGACGCGCCGGATCTGGTCTTCCTCGACATCTGGATGCCCGGCATGGACGGCCTCGAGGCGCTGGCCGAGATCAAGCAGCGGCGGCCGGAGACGGCAGTGGTGATGATCTCGGGCCACGGCACCATCGAGACCGCCGTCAAGGCGACCAAGCTCGGCGCGTACGACTTCGTCGAGAAGCCGCTCTCCCTCGAGAAGACGCTCCTCGTCGTGGAGCGCACGCTCGAGCATGCCCGCCTGCAGCAGCAGCATCGCCAGCTGCGGGAGCGCGTGGAGCGCGGCCAGGAGATCGTCGGCAAGTGCGCCGTGATCGAGGAGCTGCGCCAGCAGATCGCGGTCGCGGCGCCGACGACGGGGCGCGTCCTCATCCACGGCGAGAGCGGCTCGGGCAAGGAGCTGGTCGCGCGCGCCATCCACGCCCGCTCTACCCGCGCCGAGGGGCCCTTCGTCGAGGTCAACTGCGCCGCCGTGCCGGAGGAGCTGATCGAGTCCGAGCTCTTCGGCCACGAGCGGGGCGCCTTCACCGGCGCCGTCGCGCGCCGCCGGGGCAAGTTCGAGCTGGCGGACGGGGGCACGCTCTTCCTCGACGAGATCGGGGACATGAGCCTCAAGACCCAGGCCAAGGTGCTGCGCGTCCTGGAGGAGCAGGCCTTCGAGCGCGTCGGCGGCAAGGAGACGATCCGCGTGGACGTCCGCGTTATCACCGCCTCGAACCAAAACCTCCAGGAGCAGATCGGCGCCGGCCGCTTCCGCGAGGATCTCTTTTATCGGCTCAACGTCATCCCGATCGAGGTCCCCGCTCTCCGCAAGCGAAAAGAAGATATCCCGGCGCTCGTGGAGCACTTCATCGCGCTCTTCTCGGCCGAGAACGGGCGGCGCCCGAAGACGATCGCCGCCGAGGCGCTCGCCTACTTCCTCACCTACGACTGGCCGGGCAATGTGCGCGAGCTCCGCAACATGGTCGAGCGGCTGGTCATCATGGCCCCCCGCGACGTCATCGGTCCCGAGAACCTGCCGCCCCCCCTCCGCACTCGCGCGGAGGCGGAAGCAGGCGACGACCCGCAGCGCGACCGGAAGCTCAAGGATGCCCGCGACGCCTTCGAGCGCGCCTACATCCTCGGCGAGCTGCGCGCGCACGAGTGGAACATGACCCGCACGGCCGAGAAGCTCGGCATCGAACGCAGCCACCTCTACCGCAAGCTCAAGACTTACGGCATCAGCCCGCCCAAGCCGTAG
- a CDS encoding ATP-binding protein yields MSPLIDTPAEQRGHYRRNLLIVSGGLALLALAWWGFKVWIHSPQVPLASNLAVFALFNLNLIVFLLLVVLLFRNLVKLAFERRQKVLGARFKTKLVLAFLSLALTPAILIFIIASNFINTSIEGWFKPQVERPLDQALEVAQTYYQGQEAMALRHARYMADVLAREGFMAPSQRPLLQTYLNGQQERLGLAAISVFNRGGQLIVHARDATIGPVPTKSVNKEQVRQGLAGQEVTTVHELDNGDMIQAIVPIKSGDRGVVGALVVGSYVTQRLESRLRGISQSFQEYKQLRLLKQPLKGIYILLFLLMTLVIVFSATWFGLYLARGITEPIQMLAEGTRAVAAGNLNYKVLVRADDEIGVLVDSFNRMTSDLASSQTKLEHTYRDLQAKHEEVEQRRRYTETVLEAVATGVLSLDPAGRITTINGAAERMLGVPAASAQDQPASAVLRPPMHSELTALIQRMNRLREGSLEREVHLRREGHAVTLLASATALKGPEGVYLGMVLVFDDLTELLKAQRLAAWREVAQRIAHEIKNPLTPIQLSAQRLRRRLSTDRSPEEKQLLEEATATIVQEVEGLKQLVDEFSRFARMPALQPRATDLGRLLEGVVVLYRESHPGLAIKASFSPDMPPVEVDPDQIKRAVLNLVDNAVEAVGGAGAVTVETIWLPESRRARIVVADDGPGIPAEDKERLFLPYFSTKAGGTGLGLPIVHQIVTDHGGTIWVEDAVPQGTRFVVELPVGRLAGATTEPEATVKAG; encoded by the coding sequence GTGAGCCCGCTGATCGACACGCCGGCCGAGCAGCGGGGCCACTACCGGCGCAACCTGCTCATCGTCTCCGGCGGGCTCGCGCTCCTGGCCCTGGCGTGGTGGGGGTTCAAGGTCTGGATCCATTCACCCCAGGTCCCCCTCGCCTCCAACCTGGCCGTGTTCGCGCTCTTCAACCTGAACCTGATCGTCTTCCTGCTGCTGGTGGTTCTGCTCTTCCGCAACCTGGTCAAGCTCGCGTTCGAGCGCCGGCAGAAAGTCCTGGGCGCGCGGTTCAAGACCAAGCTTGTCCTCGCCTTCCTGTCGCTGGCGCTGACGCCGGCCATCCTCATCTTCATCATCGCGTCCAACTTCATCAACACGTCCATCGAGGGCTGGTTCAAACCGCAGGTGGAGCGGCCGCTCGACCAGGCCCTCGAGGTCGCGCAGACGTACTACCAGGGCCAGGAGGCCATGGCCCTGCGCCACGCGCGCTACATGGCCGACGTGCTCGCGCGCGAGGGCTTCATGGCCCCGAGCCAGCGCCCGTTGCTGCAGACGTACCTCAACGGCCAGCAGGAGCGCCTCGGGCTCGCCGCTATCTCGGTCTTCAATCGCGGCGGCCAGCTGATCGTGCACGCCAGGGACGCGACGATCGGGCCCGTGCCGACGAAATCGGTGAACAAGGAGCAGGTGAGACAGGGGCTCGCCGGGCAGGAAGTGACGACGGTCCACGAGCTCGACAACGGCGACATGATCCAGGCCATCGTGCCCATCAAGAGCGGCGACCGCGGCGTCGTGGGCGCGCTCGTCGTCGGCAGCTACGTGACGCAGCGGCTCGAGTCCCGCCTGCGGGGCATCAGCCAGTCCTTCCAGGAGTACAAGCAGCTTCGGCTGCTCAAGCAGCCGCTCAAGGGCATCTACATTCTGCTCTTCCTCTTGATGACCCTCGTCATCGTCTTCTCGGCGACGTGGTTCGGCCTCTACCTCGCGCGCGGCATCACGGAGCCCATCCAGATGCTCGCGGAGGGCACGCGGGCGGTCGCCGCGGGCAACCTGAACTACAAGGTCCTGGTCCGCGCCGACGACGAGATCGGCGTCCTCGTCGACTCCTTCAACCGGATGACGAGCGACCTCGCCTCCTCGCAGACCAAGCTCGAGCACACCTACCGCGACCTCCAGGCCAAGCACGAGGAGGTCGAGCAGCGGCGCCGCTATACCGAGACCGTCCTCGAGGCCGTCGCCACGGGCGTGCTCTCGCTCGACCCGGCCGGGCGCATCACCACCATCAACGGCGCCGCCGAGCGCATGCTGGGCGTGCCGGCCGCGTCGGCCCAGGACCAGCCCGCTTCGGCCGTGCTGCGGCCGCCGATGCACTCCGAGCTCACGGCGCTGATCCAGCGCATGAACCGGCTGCGCGAGGGCTCGCTCGAGCGCGAAGTCCACTTGCGCCGTGAAGGTCACGCGGTCACGCTGCTTGCCTCGGCGACGGCCCTCAAGGGGCCCGAAGGCGTCTACCTGGGCATGGTGCTCGTCTTCGACGACCTGACGGAGCTTCTCAAGGCCCAGCGCTTGGCGGCCTGGCGCGAGGTCGCGCAGCGCATCGCGCACGAGATCAAGAACCCGCTGACGCCGATCCAGCTGTCGGCCCAGCGACTCCGGCGCCGGCTGTCCACCGACCGGAGCCCGGAGGAGAAGCAGCTCCTCGAGGAAGCCACGGCCACCATCGTGCAGGAGGTCGAGGGGCTCAAGCAGCTGGTCGACGAGTTCTCGCGCTTCGCGCGGATGCCGGCGCTCCAGCCCCGCGCCACGGACCTCGGGCGCCTGCTCGAGGGCGTGGTCGTCCTCTACCGCGAGTCCCATCCCGGGCTCGCCATCAAGGCGTCGTTCTCGCCCGACATGCCGCCGGTCGAGGTCGACCCGGACCAGATCAAGCGCGCGGTGCTCAACCTCGTGGACAACGCGGTCGAGGCGGTGGGCGGCGCGGGCGCCGTCACGGTCGAGACCATCTGGCTGCCGGAGAGCCGGCGCGCGCGCATCGTCGTCGCCGATGACGGCCCCGGTATCCCGGCCGAGGACAAGGAGCGGCTCTTCCTGCCGTATTTCTCGACCAAGGCCGGCGGCACGGGCTTGGGCCTGCCCATCGTGCACCAGATCGTCACCGACCACGGCGGCACCATCTGGGTCGAGGACGCCGTGCCGCAGGGCACGCGCTTCGTGGTCGAGCTGCCCGTTGGCCGGCTGGCGGGCGCCACGACCGAGCCTGAAGCGACAGTGAAGGCCGGCTAG
- a CDS encoding DUF4390 domain-containing protein: MSHQPSPWVIALITLLVVCLPAPAARAESELRISNLSIFLNDFDVTVHCVLLGAVPSTLSESLHSGVPVHVRFLVELWQQRFRNRLLQSRTIERQVTYNPATKEYKVVSLGGEEREPFMTKQFREAQRVVSELRAGKLAPDTALDPQELYFIRVRADVSLNGVNSWIARFSGEAAESDWVPSPLLTPLRRQ, from the coding sequence GTGAGCCACCAGCCTAGCCCCTGGGTGATCGCTCTGATCACCCTGCTCGTGGTCTGCCTCCCGGCCCCGGCCGCCCGGGCCGAGAGTGAGCTCCGCATCAGCAACCTCTCCATCTTCCTCAACGATTTCGACGTCACCGTCCATTGCGTGCTCCTGGGCGCCGTGCCGTCCACACTCAGCGAGAGCCTGCACAGCGGCGTGCCCGTGCACGTGCGCTTCCTCGTGGAGCTCTGGCAGCAGCGCTTCCGCAACCGGCTCCTGCAATCGCGCACGATCGAGCGCCAGGTGACGTACAACCCCGCGACCAAGGAGTATAAGGTCGTGTCGCTCGGCGGCGAGGAGCGCGAGCCCTTCATGACAAAGCAGTTCCGCGAGGCCCAGCGCGTCGTCTCCGAGCTCCGCGCCGGCAAGCTCGCTCCGGACACTGCGCTCGACCCGCAGGAGCTCTACTTCATCCGGGTCCGCGCCGACGTCTCGCTCAACGGCGTCAACTCGTGGATCGCCCGCTTTAGCGGAGAGGCGGCCGAGTCGGACTGGGTCCCGTCGCCCCTGCTCACGCCCTTGAGGCGCCAGTGA
- the lpxC gene encoding UDP-3-O-acyl-N-acetylglucosamine deacetylase, with translation MSFQRTIRRQVSVDGIGLHSGEPVKLTLSPAAADTGILFRAADGTLVPADIEHVVDGRAATTLGAFGVRVRTVEHLMAAAAALGIDNFVADVSAEEVPALDGSAKPFVDLLYSAGAVTLPVPRRAVSVREPVRVGDGNRWIEIAPSDVFRITYTLDNPHPVVGCQVVTLDVSESVFVDELAPARTYGFLKDVAAMRKNGLARGGSLDNAVVVGKRSVLNDSLRFEDEFVRHKMLDLVGDLWLLGRPLMGHITARNAGHALNHKLVAAMMDALAAERRQRAARPQTQPAGTLAGRLERLVSGGGLSSHPGIAAL, from the coding sequence ATGAGCTTTCAGCGGACGATCAGGCGGCAGGTTTCGGTGGACGGTATTGGGCTTCATTCCGGCGAGCCGGTCAAGCTCACGCTGTCCCCCGCCGCCGCCGACACCGGCATTCTCTTCCGCGCGGCCGACGGGACCCTGGTCCCGGCCGACATCGAGCATGTCGTGGACGGCCGTGCGGCAACCACGCTCGGCGCCTTCGGCGTGCGGGTGCGCACCGTCGAGCATTTGATGGCCGCCGCCGCCGCGCTCGGTATCGACAACTTCGTGGCCGACGTCAGCGCCGAGGAGGTCCCCGCCCTCGACGGCAGCGCCAAGCCCTTCGTGGACCTGCTCTACTCTGCGGGCGCCGTCACGCTGCCAGTTCCGCGCCGCGCGGTCAGCGTCCGCGAGCCCGTGCGCGTCGGGGACGGCAACCGCTGGATCGAGATCGCCCCTTCCGACGTCTTCCGCATCACCTACACGCTCGACAACCCGCATCCTGTCGTGGGCTGCCAGGTCGTCACCCTCGATGTGAGCGAGAGCGTGTTCGTGGACGAGCTGGCCCCGGCCCGGACCTACGGCTTCCTCAAGGACGTCGCGGCCATGCGGAAGAACGGACTGGCACGCGGCGGCTCCCTCGACAATGCCGTCGTGGTCGGCAAGCGCTCGGTGCTCAACGACAGCCTCCGCTTCGAGGACGAGTTCGTCCGGCACAAGATGCTCGACCTGGTGGGCGACCTCTGGCTCCTGGGCCGCCCGCTCATGGGTCACATCACGGCCAGGAACGCCGGCCACGCGCTCAACCACAAGCTGGTCGCCGCCATGATGGACGCCCTCGCCGCGGAGCGGCGCCAGCGGGCCGCGCGGCCGCAGACCCAGCCCGCTGGGACCCTCGCAGGCCGCCTGGAGCGGCTCGTGTCGGGCGGCGGCCTCTCGTCCCACCCCGGCATCGCAGCTCTCTAG
- a CDS encoding archease, which translates to MVGRGATLPEAFAQVALGVFALLADPASVEERDAREVRAHGSAPETLLVNWLNECLYVLDVEGFVPRRVEFTIFALDASAPGGEPLRLHCRLHGEDLDPARHIPRETVRGIRADGAAVLAVGDGSEARVITQGVGGPNA; encoded by the coding sequence GTGGTCGGCCGCGGCGCGACGCTGCCGGAAGCCTTCGCGCAGGTCGCCCTCGGCGTGTTCGCCCTCCTGGCGGATCCGGCTTCGGTCGAAGAGCGTGACGCCCGCGAGGTCCGCGCCCACGGCTCAGCACCCGAGACTCTCCTCGTGAATTGGCTCAACGAGTGCCTCTACGTCCTGGACGTCGAGGGCTTCGTCCCACGGCGGGTCGAGTTCACGATCTTCGCTCTCGATGCTTCCGCCCCGGGCGGCGAGCCGCTGCGCCTGCACTGCCGCCTCCACGGGGAAGACCTCGACCCGGCCCGCCACATCCCGCGGGAAACGGTGCGCGGGATCCGCGCCGACGGTGCCGCGGTGCTCGCAGTTGGCGACGGGTCTGAAGCTCGTGTCATCACCCAGGGCGTCGGTGGCCCGAATGCGTAA
- a CDS encoding 16S rRNA (uracil(1498)-N(3))-methyltransferase, with the protein MTRFLIRHEGIAGERVTFDAEETRHLTRVLRLGAGDIVEAFDGMGYVLTVRLERASGRLAYGTLLARAALQSESPLHLTLAQSIPKGDKMEGIIRMATELGAARVVPLVTARTVVRVEPGRLGPRLSRWQRVAKEAAKQSGRALITEVTPPQSLAAWIAARETDGLLVCLWEDAPEPLGPQLPPRPVIRATVVVGPEGGLERAEADALLAAGAVVGGLGPRILRTETAGPVGLAILQMRYGDLGGGGS; encoded by the coding sequence GTGACCCGCTTTCTCATCCGCCACGAGGGCATCGCCGGGGAGCGTGTCACCTTCGACGCCGAGGAGACGCGGCACCTGACGCGCGTGCTGCGCCTGGGCGCGGGCGACATCGTCGAGGCCTTCGACGGCATGGGCTACGTGCTGACGGTGCGGCTCGAGCGCGCGAGCGGCCGCCTCGCCTACGGCACCCTGCTCGCGCGCGCCGCGCTGCAGAGCGAATCCCCCCTGCACCTGACTCTGGCGCAGAGCATCCCCAAGGGCGACAAGATGGAGGGCATCATCCGCATGGCGACCGAGCTCGGCGCAGCGCGCGTGGTGCCGCTCGTGACGGCGCGCACCGTGGTGCGCGTCGAGCCGGGGCGGCTGGGGCCGCGCCTCTCCCGGTGGCAGCGAGTGGCCAAGGAAGCGGCCAAGCAAAGCGGCCGCGCGCTGATTACCGAGGTGACGCCGCCCCAGAGCTTGGCCGCGTGGATCGCGGCCCGCGAGACCGACGGGCTGCTCGTGTGCCTCTGGGAAGACGCGCCCGAGCCCCTCGGCCCCCAGCTGCCGCCGCGGCCCGTGATCCGCGCCACGGTCGTGGTCGGACCCGAGGGCGGGCTCGAGCGGGCCGAGGCCGACGCCCTCCTCGCTGCGGGCGCGGTGGTCGGGGGCCTGGGCCCCCGCATCCTCCGGACCGAGACCGCGGGGCCCGTGGGGCTCGCTATCCTACAGATGCGCTACGGCGATCTCGGCGGAGGCGGCTCCTGA
- a CDS encoding 50S ribosomal protein L11 methyltransferase, giving the protein MAFWQITVPTSPETSEGLTNFLWEQGALGVMEEESPVSAARLRAFFPDSASSTALVTSVREYAAGLSTLGFLTAPGDVEITPLLEEAWASAWQQSFPPRAVGRRLWIKPPWEAAEATDRIAVVIEPGRAFGTGHHGSTEGCLALLDEAIADTRPERVLDIGTGTGILAVAAVKLGAALVVALDVDPDAIAAARVNAARNGCAERIELLMAGPESLRDVPPFPLVLANLLAHTHLALAPHYRRLAAPGGALILGGILEHEDQDVIAALEPAGLALRGRLAIEGWSSLLLEAAAA; this is encoded by the coding sequence ATGGCCTTCTGGCAGATCACCGTCCCGACCTCGCCCGAAACCTCCGAAGGCCTGACCAACTTCCTCTGGGAACAGGGCGCCCTGGGCGTGATGGAGGAGGAGAGCCCCGTCTCTGCGGCGAGGCTTCGCGCCTTCTTCCCCGACAGCGCCTCGTCCACCGCCCTCGTGACCTCGGTGCGGGAGTACGCGGCCGGCCTCAGCACCCTGGGCTTCCTGACGGCGCCGGGCGATGTGGAGATCACGCCGCTCCTCGAGGAAGCCTGGGCCAGCGCGTGGCAGCAGTCCTTCCCTCCGCGGGCCGTCGGGCGGAGGCTCTGGATAAAGCCGCCGTGGGAAGCGGCAGAGGCGACGGATCGAATCGCGGTCGTGATCGAGCCGGGCCGCGCCTTCGGCACGGGACACCACGGCAGCACCGAGGGATGCCTGGCGCTCCTCGACGAAGCCATCGCCGACACGCGGCCCGAGCGGGTCCTCGACATCGGCACCGGCACGGGCATCCTCGCCGTCGCCGCCGTCAAGCTGGGCGCCGCACTCGTCGTGGCTCTGGACGTGGATCCGGACGCCATCGCGGCCGCGCGGGTCAACGCCGCACGCAACGGCTGCGCCGAGCGCATCGAGCTCCTCATGGCTGGGCCCGAGTCGCTCCGCGACGTCCCGCCCTTCCCGCTTGTCCTCGCCAACCTCCTCGCCCACACCCATCTTGCGCTCGCCCCGCACTATCGCCGGCTGGCGGCGCCGGGCGGCGCGCTGATCCTGGGCGGCATCCTCGAACACGAGGACCAGGACGTGATCGCGGCGCTCGAGCCCGCGGGCTTGGCGCTCCGCGGGCGGCTCGCGATCGAGGGCTGGTCCTCGCTGCTCCTGGAAGCGGCCGCCGCGTGA
- the dnaJ gene encoding molecular chaperone DnaJ: protein MASKDYYSVLGVGRGADDAELKKAYRTLARQHHPDKNPGDARAEERFKEISEAYTVLSDPDKRTHYDRFGTVPGPGGGPGDVGFGTIIEDLFEGFFGGGGGARRTRARRGEDLQYRLGISLEEAAHGLETKLQIPRHETCEACRGSRQEPGTTPETCGTCRGQGQVRFSQGFLTVARPCPACGGAGRVNRHPCAGCRGEGRVARERLLTVTIPAGIEDGNQLRLSGEGEGGLHGGPPGDLYVLLQIRPHEIFVRQGADLVCALPLTYSQACLGDEVDVPVLDGKARLTVPAGTQPGQRLTLKGKGMPHLRGRGHGHAVYEVVIEVPKKLSQRERELLEELREASKASSGPLLSSFLERMKKLFGS from the coding sequence GTGGCGTCCAAGGACTACTACTCGGTCCTCGGCGTCGGCCGGGGCGCCGACGACGCCGAGCTCAAGAAGGCCTACCGCACCCTCGCCCGCCAGCACCACCCTGACAAGAACCCCGGTGACGCCCGGGCCGAGGAGCGCTTCAAGGAAATCAGCGAGGCGTACACCGTGCTCTCCGATCCGGACAAGCGCACGCACTACGACCGCTTCGGCACCGTCCCTGGGCCCGGCGGCGGCCCCGGCGACGTCGGCTTTGGCACCATCATCGAGGACCTCTTCGAGGGGTTCTTCGGCGGCGGAGGCGGAGCGCGCCGCACGCGCGCACGGCGCGGCGAAGACCTCCAGTACCGGCTCGGAATCTCGCTCGAGGAGGCTGCGCACGGGCTCGAGACCAAGCTCCAGATTCCCCGCCACGAGACCTGCGAGGCCTGCCGCGGCTCGCGCCAGGAGCCCGGCACCACGCCCGAGACGTGCGGGACGTGCCGCGGCCAGGGGCAAGTCCGCTTCTCCCAGGGCTTCCTCACCGTCGCGCGCCCGTGCCCGGCCTGTGGAGGCGCGGGCCGCGTCAACCGCCACCCGTGCGCGGGCTGCCGTGGCGAAGGCCGCGTGGCGCGCGAGCGACTGCTCACGGTGACGATCCCCGCGGGGATCGAGGACGGCAACCAGCTGCGCCTCTCGGGCGAGGGAGAGGGCGGTCTCCACGGCGGCCCGCCGGGCGACCTCTACGTGCTGCTCCAGATCCGGCCGCACGAGATCTTCGTGCGCCAGGGCGCCGACCTCGTCTGCGCGCTGCCGCTGACCTATTCCCAGGCCTGCCTCGGCGACGAGGTCGACGTGCCCGTGCTCGACGGGAAGGCGCGGCTGACGGTGCCGGCCGGCACCCAGCCGGGCCAGCGCTTGACGCTCAAGGGCAAGGGGATGCCCCACCTCAGAGGGCGGGGGCACGGCCATGCGGTCTACGAGGTGGTCATCGAGGTGCCGAAGAAGCTCTCGCAACGGGAACGGGAGCTCCTCGAAGAGCTCCGCGAGGCATCGAAGGCATCCTCGGGCCCGCTGCTCTCCTCTTTCCTCGAGCGAATGAAGAAGCTCTTCGGCAGTTGA
- the grpE gene encoding nucleotide exchange factor GrpE, with the protein MNDHILDPEDGGISLEPEEEIRRLRDALEAKRREAEEHRDRYLRAAAEFDNARKRAAREREEYTHYANESLLRELLPVLDNFERALQAARGEPAAAAVTAGVELTQRELLRVLEKFGVTPFPSVGQLFDPERHEAIARVPAQGRPEGTVVDETARGYLLNGRVLRPAMVTVASSPDAS; encoded by the coding sequence ATGAACGACCACATCCTGGACCCTGAGGACGGCGGTATTTCGCTCGAGCCCGAGGAAGAGATCCGGCGTCTCCGCGACGCCCTCGAAGCCAAGAGGCGCGAAGCCGAAGAGCACCGCGACCGCTACCTCCGGGCTGCCGCCGAGTTCGACAACGCCCGCAAGCGCGCCGCCCGCGAGCGGGAGGAGTACACACACTACGCCAACGAGTCGCTCCTGCGCGAGCTCCTGCCGGTCCTCGACAATTTCGAGCGGGCGCTTCAGGCGGCCCGCGGCGAGCCCGCGGCGGCGGCCGTCACGGCCGGGGTGGAGCTGACCCAGCGCGAGCTCCTGCGCGTGCTGGAGAAGTTCGGGGTAACCCCCTTCCCCTCCGTCGGCCAGCTCTTCGACCCCGAGCGGCACGAGGCCATCGCGCGCGTGCCCGCCCAGGGCCGGCCCGAGGGCACGGTGGTGGACGAGACGGCGCGCGGCTATCTCCTCAACGGGCGCGTCCTCCGCCCGGCCATGGTCACCGTGGCCTCGAGCCCCGACGCGTCCTAG